The Pseudomonadota bacterium region GTGCGCCAAAGCAGCATGTAGGCGGTTACGGCAAAGAGCAGCAGCAGCGCGAGGGGGGCCATGGGTCATGTCGTTTGGGCGGCGAATGTTGGGGTGACGATAACAGACCCGGGCCCGCGGTACCCCCGCCTACGGGGGCGCGCCCGGGCTCGGTACGTCAGCGCACGCTCGCCATCACGTCGACCGGCGGTGGGGACTCGGGGCTCTCCCAGCCGCCGCCCAAGGCCCGGTACAAGTCGACCGCGCGCTGGTTGATGCGGTTCTTCGCTGCCACCAGGGCCAAGGCCGCGTTGCGGTCCTCGCGCTGAGCGTCGAGCACGGCGAGGTAGCCCCCTAGCCCCGTGTCGTAGAGACGGGTGGCGATCTGCGCGGCTTGTGCCGTGGCCTCGGTGGCGAGGCGCAGGCGATCGCGCTCGGCGCGCGCGCCGGCGAAGGCCGCCAGGGCCGTCTCCGCCTCCTGCAGGGCGATCAGGGCCGTCCGATCCCAGGTGAGGCGAGCGATCTCCAGCGCCGAGGCGGCGTTGTCGACCTCCGCGCGGATCGCCCCGCCCCGGTACAAGGGCAGGTTGACCGCCGCCCCCAGCAGCCAGGTCACGCTGCTGGCTTCGAGCATGTCCAGGAAGGAGCCGGCGTCGGTGCCGCCGGCGCCGGTCAGGATGAGCTGGGGGAAACGAATCTTGGCGCTCGCCTCC contains the following coding sequences:
- a CDS encoding TolC family protein, which produces EASAKIRFPQLILTGAGGTDAGSFLDMLEASSVTWLLGAAVNLPLYRGGAIRAEVDNAASALEIARLTWDRTALIALQEAETALAAFAGARAERDRLRLATEATAQAAQIATRLYDTGLGGYLAVLDAQREDRNAALALVAAKNRINQRAVDLYRALGGGWESPESPPPVDVMASVR